AGCACATCCACCACCTTGGCCGAAAACCCGGTCAGGGCGGCGGCGAAACATTCGCCTTCGGCGGCCAGCACCCCGGGCACCCAGCCCGGCACGGTGGCCGGTTGCCCGGCGATCGCCCCCATGGCCTGCTCGAGCCCCTCGGCGCCCAGGCCGGCCTTTTCGGCCTTGAGCTGCGCGGTGACCCGGTGGCTGGGCTCCTTGAGCGCCTCGAGGGTGCCCGACAGACGCAGGATCTCGTTGGTGCCCTCGAAAATCAGGTTGATCCGCGCATCCCTCAGGTAGCGCTGGTAGGGATACTCGTCCATGTAGCCGATGCCGCCGACCACCTGCACCGTGTCGTTGACCGCCTCCCAGAGGGTTTCGCTGCCGAGCACCTTGCAGAAGCCGGCCTCCACGGGGAGGGTGCGGCGGTCCCGGTCGATCAGTCCGGAGGTGAGGTAGACCGCGCTCTCCGAACCGTAGGTGTGGGCCGCCATCCGGGCCAGCTTTTCGCGAATCATGCCGAAGGAGATGATCGTCTTGCGGAACTGGGTGCGCTCGGTGGCGTGCTCGACGGCCATCTTCAGGCATTCCTTCGAGCCGCCGGTACAGCCGGCGCCCAGCGAGAGGCGGCCGGTTTCGAGGGTCTCGAGGGCGATCTTGAAACCCTCGCCAATCTCGCCGATCACGTCCTCCGGAGCCACCTCCACGTCCTGGAAGGCCAGCTCGGTGGTGGCCGTGCCGCGAATGCCCAGCTTGTGTTCGGAAGGGCCGTTGGTAAAGCCCGGCTGGCCGCGACGCACGAGGAACGCGCCGGGACCTTCCCCACGGCTGCCCCTGGTCTTGGCGAAAACCGAAAAGAGATCGGCGTAAGAGCCGTTGGTGATCCAGATCTTGTTGCCGTTGATCCGGAAGACGCCCTTGGCCTCGTCCCACTCGGCGGTGGTGCGCATGGCGTTGGCATCGGAGCCGGAACCGGGCTCCGTCAGCGCAAACGCGCAGAGGGTCCGGCCGGTGGCCACACCGGGCAGGTACCTGGCCTTCTGCTCCGGGTTGCCGTAGAGCAGCAGGGGCTTGGCCCCGATGGAGAGGTGGGCTCCCACGAACACCGACAGCGACGCATCCCGCCGGCACATCTCCTCGACCAGCCGGCAATAGGAAGTGGTGCCGAAACCGGCGCCTTCATACTCTTCCGGCACGGTCGCACCCAGCAGGCCCAGCTCGCCCAACTGACGGCGCACGGACTCGGGGATTTCCTGGTCCCGGTCGATCTTCTCCGAGTCGAGGTTGTCGTCGGCCCACTCGCGGAAGGCCGCGACGGTCATGTCGGCGATTTCCTTCTCGTCGGGGTCCTGCTCGGGAAAGGGATAAACGCTTTCCTCGTCGAGTTTGCCAAGGAACAGTCCCTGGGTCGGTGGAGCGGGAATCGAACGCTTTTCGTCAATCATGGCAAGGAATCCTGATCGCGCCCGGATCATCCCGAGCGGTGGAGGGGAAAGGCGCCAAGCTTAACTGAAAAACCAGTCAATGGCAGCCCCGCCGAGCACCGGTCGCGGTAGCCCCCCCGGCCCTGGTCCCCCGCCCGCGACCCGGGGGCACGTTGCAGGGCGCCCACCGCGGTGGCGGGGACAAGCGCCTGGACGGGGTAGCGCCGGCGGTCTGCCGGGCTGCGACCGGGCTCTGGGCGTCGCGCCGGCTCCCCCAGCGCCGGCGGGCCAAGGCACCCGCCCCCCTCAGAATCCTCGATCCATCCAGCCATGGAGGCATGGCCCTTGCGAATGGCTCGGTAACATCAAAGCCGGAGTATCCCCAACTCGTTGACAGGCTCCGAGGCGCCCCAACTCGTCCATGGTGTATTCCTGCGCTTCCGACTCACCGGCGGCGATCCGGCCATGGGGCCAGGCCACCCGG
This Acidobacteriota bacterium DNA region includes the following protein-coding sequences:
- a CDS encoding acyl-CoA dehydrogenase family protein, which translates into the protein MIDEKRSIPAPPTQGLFLGKLDEESVYPFPEQDPDEKEIADMTVAAFREWADDNLDSEKIDRDQEIPESVRRQLGELGLLGATVPEEYEGAGFGTTSYCRLVEEMCRRDASLSVFVGAHLSIGAKPLLLYGNPEQKARYLPGVATGRTLCAFALTEPGSGSDANAMRTTAEWDEAKGVFRINGNKIWITNGSYADLFSVFAKTRGSRGEGPGAFLVRRGQPGFTNGPSEHKLGIRGTATTELAFQDVEVAPEDVIGEIGEGFKIALETLETGRLSLGAGCTGGSKECLKMAVEHATERTQFRKTIISFGMIREKLARMAAHTYGSESAVYLTSGLIDRDRRTLPVEAGFCKVLGSETLWEAVNDTVQVVGGIGYMDEYPYQRYLRDARINLIFEGTNEILRLSGTLEALKEPSHRVTAQLKAEKAGLGAEGLEQAMGAIAGQPATVPGWVPGVLAAEGECFAAALTGFSAKVVDVLRRHRRRILGQQYTLRRLADGAIQLYAMLAVLSRVSTRVAAVGEERSARDILLARRFIEEAAVRVRHEVEAIETPRDAFDDQLAELLGEEGRYPAPLF